The DNA region GTCAGCGCGGTCTTCTCCGCGGACTTGATGCTCAGCTTGTACTTGTACTTCACCGTGGTCCACATCTTCGCGTAGGTGCACCAGTAGCCGACGGTCGGCGGCTTCCAGGCGTCCGGCGACTTGTCGCCCTTCTCCTGGTTGACGTTGTCGGTGACGGCGATCAGCTGCGGCGCGCTGAGGTCATTAGCGAACGCCTGCCGCTGCGCGGTGGTCCACGAAGACGCCCCGGTGCGCCACGCGGCGGCCAGCGGCACGACGTGGTCGATGTCCACATCGGACGCCGCGCGCCAGGTGGCCCCGTCGTACGGGCTGAACCAGCTGCCGGAGACGGCGGCGCAACTGCTGTCCTGCTGAACGTTCGTGCCGTCCCGCTTCAGCACGACCTCACGGGTGTTGCAGCTGTTGCCCTGGTCGGACCAGTGCGGGAACTTGTCGCGGCTGTACCCGGTCGACGAACCGTCCGGTTTGACGGTCAGCGCGGCGAGCTGCGTCTTGGCGGTGTCCGCCGACGGGATGCCCGGGGGTGTCGCTTCGGCGACACCCACCACGCCCGCGGAGACGATCGCCGAGACGGCGAGAACGGTGAAGGAGCGACGAACAGCAAGCACAGTTGGCATATTGCTGCCTCCGTGTCAGGTTTGGGGACCTGGTCACCATGCGGCACGGATATGACCCACGCAACACCATCGGATGACACTCTGCTGGCTATTCGTGAACGGAGGGTGTCACGTGCAGGTAGGACGGGGTGTACGCAGCCGAAAAATCTTCGGAAAGTCCAGCTGAAGGTTCTGAGCCGAACGGCCTAGTCGGTGTCCGTCGGAGCCCGTCTCCGCAAATCCGAGGCCTCCGGCCGCAAAGAGACGCGCGCGCGTGCCCTCGCCTGACCAGCGGACTTCAGTTCGGCGACACCCTCTAGTCCAGCCCGCGGACCAGCCTGAGGTCCTCGGTGTGCCGGTACCAGGTCCAGCGGCTCATGGCGCGCGGATGGGCGACGCCGTCGCTGCTCGGCCGGGTCGGGATGCAGCCGAGCTGGAACGCCCGCGCGTACTGCGTCGAAGGCCGCTTGAACAGCGTCCCTTTGGTCACCCGGACCATCAGCCCGGGGCCGCTCGTGTCCGGCTCGACCTCGATCGAGCGCGCGGGCCCTCGCAGGACGGTGTGCTCGTCGCAGTAGGCCACCCCGCGGATCATCCCGATCACCCCGCGCCCGACCAGCACACCGCCGGTGTCGTCGCGGATCAGCGGCACCGGGTCGACCTCGCCGCGCAACGCGAGCGAGAGGGCGCGCAGCGGCTCCGTCGGCAGGCTCCAGATACGGGCGACGTCGGAGTCCGGCGAGGACGGCACGAAGCCGAGCGACACGCCCGAGAGCTGTTCTTTTCGTAACAGCCGCAGCGCCACCGCCGCGAGGTCGGCGTCGGTGCCCGCGACCACCAGATGATCGTGTTCCCCCAGCAAGGGGTCGATATCCGCCTTGCCGGGGCGGCTCGGGACGTGCACCATTTCGACGTCGTCGATCTCCGGGAGTGTGGGCTCGCCCTCCGGACAGACCACCACTATTCCGCGCACCCGAAGGCCCTCCGTTACGCTCATGCACCGGCATTTACCAGCGCCAAACCACAAGTCGCCGAACACCTGGAGTGTCACATGCCGGCCATCGTGCTGATCGGGGCCCAATGGGGGGACGAGGGCAAGGGCAAGGCCACCGACCTGCTCGGCGACCGCGTCCAGTGGATCGTGCGTTACCAAGGCGGTAACAACGCGGGCCACACCGTAGTCCTTCCCGACGGGCAGAACTTCGCCCTTCACCTCATCCCGTCCGGGATCCTCACGCCGGGCGTCACCAACGTCATCGGCAACGGCGTCGTCATCGACCCGGGCGTGCTGCTCGACGAGCTCGCCGGGCTGGAAGAACGCGACGTCGACACCAGCAAACTGCTGATCTCCGCCGACGCGCATTTGATCATGCCGTACCACGTGGCGATCGATAAGGTCACCGAGCGTTACCTCGGCAGCCGCAAGATCGGCACCACCGGCCGCGGCATCGGCCCCTGCTACCAGGACAAGATCGCCCGCGTCGGCGTCCGCGTGCAGGACCTGCTCGACGAGAAGATCTTCCGGCAGAAGGTCGAATCGGCACTGGAGTTCAAGAACCAGGTGCTGGTCAAGGTCTACAACCGCAAGGCACTGGACGCGAACCAGGTCGCCGACGAGGTGCTGGCCGCCGGCGAGAAGTTCGCGCACCGCATCGCCGACACGCGCCTGCAGCTCAACCAGGCCCTCGAACGCGGCGAGACCGTGCTGCTCGAAGGCTCGCAGGGCACCCTGCTCGACGTCGACCACGGCACGTACCCGTTCGTCACGTCGTCGAACCCGACCTCCGGCGGCGCGAGCGCGGGTTCGGGCATCGGCCCCGGCAAGATCGACACCGTGCTGGGCATCCTCAAGGCCTACACCACGCGTGTCGGCTCCGGCCCGTTCCCGACCGAGCTGGACGACGAGTCCGGCGAGTACCTGCGCAAGCAGGGCGGCGAATTCGGCGTCACCACCGGACGCTCGCGGCGCACCGGCTGGTTCGACGCGGTCATCGCGCGCTACGCGGTGCGGGTCAACGGCATCACCGACTACTTCCTCACCAAGCTGGACGTGCTGTCCGGGCTGGAGAAGGTGCCGGTGTGCGTCGGCTACGAGGTCGACGGCTTCCGCACCTACGACATGCCGATGACGCAGACCGACGTGCACCACGCGCTGCCGATCTACGAAGAGCTGCCGGGCTGGTTCGAGGACATCTCGGGCTGCCGGACCTTCGAGGAGCTGCCGGCGAACGCGCGGGCCTACGTCGAGCGGCTCGAAGAGCTTTCGGGCGCAC from Amycolatopsis sp. EV170708-02-1 includes:
- a CDS encoding adenylosuccinate synthase, whose translation is MPAIVLIGAQWGDEGKGKATDLLGDRVQWIVRYQGGNNAGHTVVLPDGQNFALHLIPSGILTPGVTNVIGNGVVIDPGVLLDELAGLEERDVDTSKLLISADAHLIMPYHVAIDKVTERYLGSRKIGTTGRGIGPCYQDKIARVGVRVQDLLDEKIFRQKVESALEFKNQVLVKVYNRKALDANQVADEVLAAGEKFAHRIADTRLQLNQALERGETVLLEGSQGTLLDVDHGTYPFVTSSNPTSGGASAGSGIGPGKIDTVLGILKAYTTRVGSGPFPTELDDESGEYLRKQGGEFGVTTGRSRRTGWFDAVIARYAVRVNGITDYFLTKLDVLSGLEKVPVCVGYEVDGFRTYDMPMTQTDVHHALPIYEELPGWFEDISGCRTFEELPANARAYVERLEELSGARISAIGVGPGREQTIVRHEFV
- a CDS encoding DUF1524 domain-containing protein, whose product is MPTVLAVRRSFTVLAVSAIVSAGVVGVAEATPPGIPSADTAKTQLAALTVKPDGSSTGYSRDKFPHWSDQGNSCNTREVVLKRDGTNVQQDSSCAAVSGSWFSPYDGATWRAASDVDIDHVVPLAAAWRTGASSWTTAQRQAFANDLSAPQLIAVTDNVNQEKGDKSPDAWKPPTVGYWCTYAKMWTTVKYKYKLSIKSAEKTALTDMLNRC